A single Pseudobdellovibrionaceae bacterium DNA region contains:
- a CDS encoding DNA-binding protein, whose protein sequence is MERTLVLVILVGFFTALAQKADANNGTMQAQIQCSSYLGNNFRVHQDNTYYNYNDDRGTETFRLGANSCLPQNEMSTYKALHQDIYHYQRYMGKSGLANNARTEIVQFMLLTADQQTDCRDHNGGIKCTWKDGRGNDHAKTFSSLNADLVNMRMDKAVKTKWEITQEERAEQSKKQAEEAEKQRVATMEEELETARKRNQELTGQINRMHAQLSNNPQCRINAGNGSSGTGYSSGSGTGSSSSSISAYARTYSATPTSGGTNPTAFVNTDSNDGNYLDQVDTDSNANFKRTPASTEKKQ, encoded by the coding sequence ATGGAACGCACTCTTGTTTTGGTCATTCTGGTTGGATTCTTTACAGCTCTCGCCCAAAAAGCTGACGCCAACAACGGCACAATGCAGGCACAGATCCAATGCAGTAGCTATTTGGGCAATAACTTTCGAGTTCATCAAGACAACACCTACTACAATTACAATGACGACCGAGGAACTGAGACCTTTCGCCTTGGAGCAAACAGCTGTTTGCCACAAAATGAAATGTCGACCTATAAGGCCCTTCATCAGGACATTTACCACTACCAACGGTATATGGGGAAGAGCGGCCTCGCTAACAATGCTCGCACGGAAATTGTCCAGTTCATGCTTTTGACCGCCGATCAGCAAACGGACTGCCGCGATCACAATGGCGGCATCAAGTGCACCTGGAAGGACGGGCGGGGAAACGATCATGCTAAAACCTTCAGTTCTCTAAACGCTGACCTGGTTAACATGCGCATGGACAAGGCGGTAAAAACTAAATGGGAGATCACCCAAGAGGAAAGAGCTGAGCAATCCAAAAAGCAGGCCGAAGAGGCTGAAAAACAGCGGGTGGCAACTATGGAAGAGGAGCTTGAGACCGCCCGCAAGCGCAATCAGGAACTCACTGGACAGATTAATCGCATGCATGCTCAACTCTCTAACAATCCTCAATGTCGAATTAACGCTGGCAATGGAAGTTCCGGTACGGGATATTCCTCTGGCTCTGGTACCGGCAGTAGCAGCTCTTCAATTTCGGCGTATGCCCGCACCTACTCCGCGACACCCACGTCTGGCGGGACCAATCCGACAGCGTTTGTTAACACAGATTCCAATGATGGCAACTATCTCGATCAGGTCGATACGGATTCCAATGCCAACTTTAAACGCACTCCCGCCTCCACAGAGAAGAAACAGTAA
- a CDS encoding short-chain fatty acid transporter: MQKMANFFDRIMRQYTPDPFVIAIALSAIVIILASLTTPHSTGEVLHQWGSGFWNLITFTLQMAMILLGGYVMATSKPVQWLLHRLAQSVRSPVMAIALATFVAGIASWLNWGLGLVVGAFFAIELAKAHPGINFRLLVASSYSGFLLWHGGLSGSIPLLLNTKGNFTEDLMGGRIIPLSDTLFSPFNLVVLASLFVLLPLLNSLMAKPEDPQTFLFTNEPEEQDRVAETFADRLDDSPVVTIVLAAMGLGFLMQQVLRGEFALDLNRINFLFFFIGLLLHWRPRRFLVAALEGAKKTGPILIQYPLYAGIMGVMVKSGLADSMSQVFVNVANAKTLPLLTFFSAGLVNFFVPSGGGQWAVQAPVVIPAAQQLGADIPLTAMAVAWGDSWTNLAQPFWALPLLAIAGLKIRDIMGYCLMALLFSGLILSVGLLIFA; this comes from the coding sequence CTGCAAAAGATGGCCAACTTCTTTGACCGAATCATGCGCCAGTACACTCCTGATCCCTTTGTCATCGCCATAGCCCTGTCCGCCATCGTCATTATTCTTGCCAGCCTCACCACTCCCCACTCCACCGGTGAGGTCCTTCATCAGTGGGGAAGTGGCTTTTGGAATCTGATCACCTTTACTTTACAGATGGCCATGATTCTTCTCGGAGGATATGTCATGGCCACTTCAAAACCCGTTCAATGGCTTCTCCACCGCTTGGCCCAGTCCGTAAGATCGCCAGTTATGGCAATTGCTCTGGCCACATTTGTCGCAGGCATTGCCTCGTGGCTCAATTGGGGATTGGGATTGGTTGTCGGAGCTTTCTTTGCCATTGAGTTGGCAAAAGCCCATCCAGGCATCAACTTTCGCCTGTTAGTGGCCTCCTCCTACAGCGGGTTTTTACTCTGGCATGGAGGTTTGTCTGGCTCTATTCCCTTGTTACTGAACACAAAGGGTAATTTTACTGAGGACTTGATGGGAGGAAGGATCATTCCCTTGAGTGATACCTTGTTTTCACCCTTTAATCTTGTGGTCTTGGCTTCTTTGTTTGTCCTACTTCCTCTTTTGAATTCATTGATGGCTAAACCTGAAGATCCCCAGACATTTTTGTTCACCAATGAACCGGAAGAACAAGACAGAGTGGCTGAGACCTTCGCGGACCGCTTGGATGATAGCCCGGTTGTCACTATTGTGCTTGCCGCTATGGGCCTTGGCTTCCTTATGCAGCAGGTCCTCAGGGGAGAGTTTGCACTTGATCTCAATCGTATCAACTTTCTGTTTTTCTTTATTGGCCTTCTCCTTCATTGGAGGCCGCGGCGATTCTTAGTGGCAGCCCTTGAGGGTGCTAAAAAAACCGGGCCCATACTTATTCAGTATCCCCTATATGCTGGAATCATGGGGGTTATGGTCAAATCGGGATTGGCGGACTCCATGTCTCAGGTATTCGTTAATGTGGCCAACGCCAAGACTCTTCCTCTGTTGACCTTCTTTAGTGCCGGACTGGTGAATTTCTTTGTCCCCTCTGGTGGTGGACAATGGGCCGTGCAGGCCCCTGTCGTTATACCGGCAGCTCAACAGCTCGGAGCCGACATACCTTTAACGGCCATGGCCGTTGCCTGGGGTGACTCGTGGACTAACCTGGCTCAACCCTTTTGGGCCCTCCCCCTTCTCGCCATTGCGGGCTTGAAAATTCGCGACATCATGGGTTACTGCCTGATGGCCTTGTTGTTCAGCGGACTCATCCTCTCCGTCGGTCTCTTGATTTTCGCCTAG
- a CDS encoding carbon starvation protein A → MNSAVVAVSVLVAFVFGYRFYSKYLIERVFKLDEESGPTPAVELDDGVDFVPTSKEVLFGHHYSSIAGAAPIVGPAVAVIWGWVPAIIWVTLGTIFMGAVHDLGTLILSMRYKGHSIGQLASGIIGKRARNLFLLVIFFLVWLVIAVFALVIANLFVSYPTTVLPINFEIIVALLIGWWIRKKQGKLLWPSLLALVSLYLMVWVGTKVPISIEPWFGEYQTMAWIVFLLIYSYVASILPVWLLLQPRDYINSHQLIVGLALIITGLIIVHPPIVAPAFNFAPEGAPNWFPFLFITIACGAVSGFHGLVSSGTTSKQVACWKDVRPIGYGGMLGEGVLALLATLAATTGFKSIEGWHNHYANWQGAKGLYSAISAFVGGSSQFIVGLGLSEEFAATLIGVLIVSFAATSLDTAARIQRYVISELGENWNLPILKNRFTGATIAIGSAFFLMLVQAGGKGGLILWPLFGAANQMLAALSLIVITLYLLEKGKRAWAYLIPAVFLMVITVLGLGIGIHGFFQSDNYLLTGLSSTLLLLELWIVAEGWAALKRVRAGQRA, encoded by the coding sequence ATGAATTCAGCAGTCGTCGCCGTTTCGGTGTTGGTGGCATTCGTATTTGGCTACCGATTTTACAGCAAATACTTGATCGAGCGCGTTTTCAAATTAGATGAGGAGAGTGGCCCCACTCCAGCCGTGGAATTGGATGATGGAGTGGATTTTGTTCCCACCAGCAAGGAAGTGCTTTTTGGGCACCACTATTCCTCCATTGCAGGTGCTGCCCCCATTGTTGGTCCGGCTGTTGCTGTCATTTGGGGGTGGGTGCCTGCGATCATTTGGGTCACGCTTGGTACCATTTTTATGGGTGCAGTTCACGATTTAGGAACTTTGATTTTGTCAATGCGCTACAAAGGGCATTCAATTGGTCAATTGGCGAGTGGAATCATTGGCAAGCGCGCGAGAAATTTGTTTTTGTTGGTCATATTTTTTCTGGTTTGGTTGGTGATCGCGGTCTTTGCTCTAGTGATCGCCAATCTCTTTGTCAGTTACCCCACGACTGTATTGCCAATTAATTTTGAGATTATTGTCGCACTTCTCATTGGTTGGTGGATACGCAAAAAACAAGGTAAACTGTTGTGGCCCTCCTTGCTGGCACTAGTCAGTCTTTATCTTATGGTTTGGGTGGGGACAAAGGTGCCAATATCGATTGAGCCTTGGTTTGGCGAATATCAAACAATGGCCTGGATCGTTTTTCTACTGATTTACAGTTACGTCGCCAGTATCCTGCCGGTTTGGCTTCTGCTACAGCCCCGGGATTACATTAACAGCCATCAGCTGATCGTGGGCTTGGCTCTGATCATCACCGGACTCATTATCGTGCATCCGCCGATTGTGGCACCGGCATTTAATTTTGCTCCCGAAGGAGCACCTAATTGGTTTCCTTTCTTGTTTATTACCATTGCCTGTGGAGCAGTGAGTGGCTTTCATGGCTTGGTCAGTAGCGGAACCACCAGCAAACAAGTAGCTTGTTGGAAGGATGTCCGCCCGATCGGCTATGGAGGCATGCTCGGAGAAGGAGTTCTGGCTCTGTTGGCCACGCTTGCCGCAACTACTGGATTCAAAAGCATAGAAGGATGGCACAACCACTATGCAAATTGGCAGGGAGCAAAAGGGCTATACTCGGCAATTAGTGCCTTTGTTGGAGGTTCCAGCCAGTTCATCGTTGGCCTAGGCTTGTCTGAAGAGTTTGCAGCCACCTTGATTGGTGTTCTTATTGTCAGTTTTGCGGCAACAAGCCTGGATACCGCCGCGAGGATTCAGCGCTATGTGATCTCCGAGTTAGGGGAGAACTGGAATCTCCCAATTCTTAAGAATCGCTTTACTGGAGCAACGATCGCGATCGGTTCAGCCTTTTTCCTAATGCTGGTTCAGGCTGGAGGAAAAGGAGGATTGATTCTTTGGCCATTGTTTGGGGCAGCTAATCAAATGTTGGCGGCCTTGTCTTTAATAGTCATCACTCTCTACCTTTTGGAGAAGGGCAAGAGGGCCTGGGCCTATCTAATACCGGCTGTGTTCCTCATGGTGATTACTGTCCTTGGTTTGGGTATTGGCATCCATGGTTTTTTTCAAAGCGACAACTATCTGCTGACGGGACTTTCCAGCACCCTCCTCCTTCTCGAGCTCTGGATCGTGGCTGAGGGCTGGGCGGCTCTTAAGCGGGTGAGGGCGGGTCAGAGGGCCTGA
- a CDS encoding ATP-dependent 6-phosphofructokinase → MRIGILTGGGDAPGLNGIIEAVSKSLLNFGHEVIGICDGFEGVFEGRFKEIDAQVVNGIHAHAGTFLGTSNRCGTEGREEEFLAKYRELALDGLVVAGGDGTFAGLHVFKDQIRLMGVPKTIDNDLAGTDITFGYDTACSVVAEAVDALRATADAHRRIIVIEAMGRTAGWIALGGGMASYADVILIPERPFDRHALLNFVNSRHESGQRGLICVVSEGAAAKGEHPTVAFKVEGAPQEERLGGIAQSIAKWLEIETGWEGRHVVLGHLQRSKSPTTTDRFLTLAMGVKVAQLVHQGKWGNAAVYRDGLVQAAPLTDFMQPPRLIDSDHRWVQMAQAVGIFI, encoded by the coding sequence ATGAGAATTGGCATTTTGACCGGGGGAGGAGATGCTCCCGGTCTGAACGGAATCATCGAAGCTGTCAGCAAAAGTCTTCTTAACTTTGGCCACGAGGTCATCGGCATTTGTGATGGCTTCGAAGGTGTTTTCGAAGGACGCTTTAAAGAAATCGACGCCCAGGTTGTCAATGGCATTCATGCCCATGCAGGTACCTTCCTTGGTACATCTAATCGCTGTGGAACAGAAGGCCGAGAAGAAGAATTCCTAGCAAAATACAGAGAGCTCGCCCTGGATGGCTTGGTCGTCGCTGGAGGTGACGGTACCTTCGCTGGCCTCCACGTCTTTAAGGATCAGATTCGCCTGATGGGTGTGCCCAAAACCATCGACAATGACCTGGCAGGAACTGACATCACTTTCGGCTATGATACGGCTTGCTCAGTGGTGGCCGAGGCAGTGGACGCTTTGCGGGCCACGGCGGATGCTCATCGACGCATTATTGTGATCGAAGCCATGGGGCGGACAGCCGGTTGGATTGCTTTGGGTGGTGGCATGGCCTCATATGCCGATGTGATCTTGATACCAGAGAGACCCTTCGATCGCCATGCCTTGTTGAACTTTGTTAATTCTCGCCATGAATCCGGTCAGCGCGGTCTCATTTGCGTGGTCTCCGAGGGAGCTGCAGCGAAGGGTGAACATCCAACTGTAGCTTTTAAAGTCGAAGGTGCTCCACAAGAGGAGCGTCTTGGTGGGATCGCCCAGTCTATTGCAAAGTGGCTTGAAATCGAAACCGGATGGGAAGGCCGTCATGTAGTCTTGGGTCATTTGCAGCGAAGCAAGTCGCCGACCACAACCGACCGATTTCTCACTCTTGCCATGGGAGTGAAGGTGGCTCAGCTTGTCCATCAGGGAAAGTGGGGGAATGCAGCTGTTTACCGAGATGGTCTGGTCCAGGCCGCACCTCTTACGGATTTTATGCAGCCACCCCGTTTGATTGACTCTGATCACCGCTGGGTACAAATGGCCCAGGCCGTGGGAATCTTTATTTAG
- a CDS encoding TIGR01212 family radical SAM protein (This family includes YhcC from E. coli K-12, an uncharacterized radical SAM protein.), which produces MSNPHDWQGLPYNAISCFYRKTFGQRVYKIPVSVAETCPNREGIRGMKTCIFCDQWGSAAFPEYREDSLRQQIEQTRERIRRRFNGNSFLVYFQSYTTTFGRASLLREQFAVSLSYPEIKGVVVGTRPDCLSSAMLDLWKDTTEAGHFVGVELGVQSFDDSQLEWMRRGHDTKKSIEAIFKIREKAPLVNLGIHLMFGLPGESDSSIVETAQRVNSLPLDNVKLHNLHVLKNTPLADQYAEGSFVPISREDYIRRVVLFLENLRPDIAVHRLAAVSSRHDELVAPRWASSKMETYQLTLDEFGLQGTFQGRLYKSRPKLSPDSGPWT; this is translated from the coding sequence ATGTCAAATCCCCATGACTGGCAAGGGCTGCCCTACAATGCGATCAGCTGTTTTTACCGAAAGACTTTCGGTCAGCGGGTTTACAAGATCCCGGTGAGTGTGGCCGAAACCTGCCCCAACCGGGAGGGCATTCGCGGTATGAAGACTTGTATATTTTGCGATCAATGGGGGTCTGCGGCCTTTCCTGAATATCGTGAAGACAGCCTTCGCCAGCAAATTGAGCAGACCCGCGAGCGAATTCGCCGTCGCTTCAATGGGAATTCGTTTTTGGTTTACTTTCAGTCCTACACCACCACCTTTGGGCGAGCCTCGCTGTTGCGCGAACAGTTCGCCGTGTCACTGAGTTATCCGGAAATCAAAGGTGTGGTGGTTGGCACTCGCCCGGATTGTCTATCCTCCGCAATGCTCGATTTGTGGAAGGACACCACGGAGGCCGGTCACTTTGTAGGAGTTGAATTGGGAGTTCAGAGTTTTGATGACAGTCAGCTTGAGTGGATGCGAAGAGGCCACGATACAAAGAAGTCGATCGAAGCGATCTTCAAAATTAGAGAAAAAGCACCACTGGTGAACTTGGGCATCCATCTCATGTTTGGTCTTCCTGGTGAGTCTGATTCTTCAATTGTCGAGACAGCCCAAAGGGTTAATTCCTTGCCTCTCGACAATGTGAAGCTGCATAACCTCCATGTTTTGAAGAACACCCCCCTGGCTGACCAATACGCCGAAGGCTCCTTTGTGCCCATTTCCCGCGAGGACTACATTCGTAGGGTTGTGTTATTTCTTGAAAACCTGCGTCCGGACATTGCTGTTCATCGCCTAGCGGCAGTCTCCAGTCGGCATGACGAGCTAGTGGCTCCCAGGTGGGCGTCCAGTAAAATGGAAACCTACCAGTTGACCTTGGATGAGTTTGGCCTTCAGGGAACCTTTCAGGGGAGGCTTTACAAGTCCCGTCCAAAGTTGAGTCCGGACTCTGGTCCTTGGACTTAA
- a CDS encoding ankyrin repeat domain-containing protein, with product MGFDDFRDNAVQFFKKFFRIGELEDPNHQKREILLLSNARGGNISGVVMALDTGANPNAQEPETGKTALHYAVEKNMLPLVEILRDRGARGDICDTLTGSTPLMIATENNYQRIIKALIAGEHNGINIKDREGRSIINMALAIGKDKVANYFVDMGADAQASVKWALENDSEPQLMWLIKHGATPDVLDGKGYSPLMRAVIERNLEEVNKWLSRGANPNWTEGGGELVANRGKTPLMVAVQQKDEHIARILILQPGIDLNVTDLAGETALMKAVRLLLNETCQLLVERGADHTLVSNDGMNLLIAACQTNEVEVVKAVWELGGLNANQATNNGWTPLMFAANHGNVKMVEFLLGNGSEPSFRSPTLKITALDLARKTMASSTRDNPHLKKNFEYIIELLVSATTAA from the coding sequence GTGGGATTTGATGATTTCCGCGATAACGCGGTTCAGTTTTTTAAGAAGTTCTTTCGCATTGGTGAGCTGGAAGATCCCAATCACCAAAAGCGTGAGATTTTGCTTTTGAGTAATGCCAGAGGTGGAAATATCTCCGGTGTTGTCATGGCCTTGGATACAGGTGCCAATCCCAATGCCCAAGAGCCAGAGACTGGCAAAACGGCACTTCATTACGCCGTTGAAAAAAATATGCTGCCATTGGTGGAGATTCTTCGCGACCGAGGAGCGAGGGGGGACATCTGTGACACCCTCACGGGATCAACGCCGTTGATGATTGCAACTGAAAACAACTACCAGCGAATCATCAAGGCTCTCATCGCTGGCGAACACAATGGCATCAACATCAAGGACAGAGAGGGCAGAAGTATTATCAACATGGCTCTTGCAATCGGCAAGGACAAGGTTGCTAATTACTTCGTTGATATGGGTGCGGACGCTCAAGCTTCGGTAAAATGGGCTCTCGAAAATGATTCTGAACCGCAGTTGATGTGGCTCATTAAACATGGGGCGACCCCTGACGTATTGGATGGCAAAGGCTATTCACCGCTTATGCGGGCAGTAATCGAGCGCAATTTGGAGGAAGTGAACAAGTGGCTCTCACGCGGCGCCAACCCGAATTGGACCGAGGGCGGTGGAGAACTAGTGGCAAATCGGGGAAAGACTCCTTTGATGGTGGCCGTGCAACAAAAGGATGAGCACATCGCTCGCATTTTGATTCTTCAACCTGGTATCGATCTTAATGTGACTGACTTGGCCGGAGAAACGGCCTTGATGAAGGCGGTGAGGCTCTTGTTAAATGAGACCTGTCAGCTTCTGGTGGAGAGGGGAGCGGATCATACTCTTGTCAGTAATGACGGAATGAACTTGCTTATTGCGGCTTGCCAAACCAACGAAGTGGAGGTGGTGAAGGCGGTTTGGGAATTGGGTGGATTAAATGCTAACCAGGCCACCAATAACGGCTGGACGCCTCTCATGTTTGCCGCTAACCACGGAAACGTCAAAATGGTGGAGTTTCTCCTCGGCAATGGGTCTGAGCCCAGCTTTCGTTCACCGACTCTTAAGATCACCGCCTTGGATTTGGCCCGCAAAACCATGGCCTCAAGCACTCGCGACAATCCTCATCTCAAAAAGAATTTTGAATACATTATTGAACTACTGGTTAGTGCCACAACGGCCGCCTAG
- a CDS encoding class II aldolase/adducin family protein: protein MESPSEIELHDKIIQVCQRLYNRNMLAAGDGNVSYRVSDEHIIMTPSGRAKAFLKREEMTAVDLAGEVLSGKPSNEMLMHLEIYRQCPKAKAVVHAHPPHAVAWSVARPDLAELPATALAEVILTTGGIPIVPYARPGTSAMGEVLRPYLPDHRLMVLSRHGGLSWGEDLDEAVNGMERLEHSAQMLAIAQGLGGLTSLPEDEVRQLKELRKQIGERLL, encoded by the coding sequence ATGGAATCCCCGTCTGAAATTGAGCTCCACGACAAGATCATTCAAGTATGTCAGCGCCTGTACAATCGCAATATGTTAGCGGCGGGTGATGGGAATGTGAGCTATCGGGTGTCTGACGAACACATCATCATGACTCCTTCGGGGCGTGCAAAGGCTTTTTTGAAGCGGGAGGAAATGACGGCCGTTGATTTGGCGGGTGAGGTATTGTCGGGTAAGCCGTCCAACGAAATGCTCATGCATTTGGAGATCTATCGCCAATGTCCCAAAGCCAAAGCTGTTGTTCACGCCCACCCACCTCATGCGGTGGCTTGGTCAGTGGCCAGGCCTGACTTGGCAGAATTGCCAGCAACAGCCCTGGCCGAAGTCATCCTCACCACCGGCGGTATTCCCATTGTTCCTTACGCTCGGCCGGGAACCAGTGCTATGGGTGAAGTACTTAGACCCTATCTTCCCGATCACCGGCTCATGGTATTGAGTCGACACGGGGGACTGAGTTGGGGAGAAGATTTGGATGAGGCGGTGAATGGAATGGAGCGCCTGGAACATTCCGCTCAGATGTTGGCCATTGCCCAGGGCCTCGGAGGTCTGACCTCTTTGCCGGAAGATGAGGTTCGCCAACTAAAAGAATTGCGCAAACAAATTGGAGAGAGGCTGTTATGA
- the mtnA gene encoding S-methyl-5-thioribose-1-phosphate isomerase, with translation MKDMHSLGLRIQSGLLQVLDQQKLPNEEVWVTCQNPDDMVECIRHLKVRGAPLIGVSAALSLAQFAEMGADEKDFMRAAAQLRDSRPTAVNLMAAVDRMTSFVKGNYSAQSVLELAETIFNEDVDLCAGIARSGEAVLVDGDSVLTHCNTGGLATAGVGTALGVIRQAHEAGKKIHVYVDETRPLLQGGRLTTYELSKLGIPYTLICDNMAASLMAAGKIQKAIVGADRIALNGDFANKVGTYGVAVLCHHHNIPFYVAAPYTTVDFECQTGAGIPIEERKPEEVRGVSGAFGSVDWAAQGCQVFNPAFDVTPAKIVTGWILDKGLFGPEDIAQGVLAKLNR, from the coding sequence ATGAAAGATATGCACTCCTTGGGATTAAGAATTCAATCAGGATTGTTACAGGTTCTTGATCAACAAAAACTCCCAAATGAAGAAGTTTGGGTCACCTGCCAGAATCCAGACGACATGGTCGAGTGCATTCGTCATCTTAAAGTCAGAGGTGCTCCCCTCATTGGAGTTTCTGCGGCGCTTAGCCTGGCCCAATTTGCTGAAATGGGGGCTGACGAGAAGGATTTCATGCGGGCGGCCGCTCAACTTAGAGATTCGCGTCCCACGGCCGTTAATCTTATGGCTGCGGTAGATCGAATGACCAGCTTTGTAAAGGGAAACTACAGTGCTCAGTCGGTTTTGGAATTGGCAGAGACGATCTTTAACGAGGATGTAGATCTGTGTGCCGGCATCGCCAGAAGTGGCGAAGCCGTCCTTGTGGACGGGGACTCGGTACTTACCCACTGCAACACTGGCGGTTTGGCCACGGCAGGGGTGGGGACTGCGTTGGGAGTCATCCGTCAGGCTCATGAGGCGGGAAAGAAGATTCATGTGTACGTGGATGAAACCAGACCCTTGCTGCAGGGTGGACGCCTGACCACCTATGAGCTGTCCAAGCTGGGGATTCCCTACACTCTCATTTGTGACAACATGGCGGCCTCATTGATGGCAGCAGGCAAAATCCAAAAGGCCATTGTTGGTGCTGATCGGATCGCTCTGAATGGAGACTTTGCTAATAAGGTAGGAACTTACGGTGTGGCGGTGCTGTGCCATCACCACAACATCCCTTTTTATGTGGCAGCCCCTTACACGACCGTGGATTTTGAGTGTCAGACCGGAGCAGGGATTCCTATTGAGGAACGCAAACCTGAAGAAGTGAGGGGCGTATCAGGGGCCTTTGGCTCTGTTGACTGGGCAGCTCAGGGCTGTCAGGTTTTCAACCCAGCCTTTGATGTGACACCAGCTAAGATTGTAACGGGTTGGATTTTGGATAAGGGATTATTTGGTCCCGAGGATATCGCACAGGGCGTTTTGGCGAAATTGAATCGATAA
- a CDS encoding MTAP family purine nucleoside phosphorylase — MWAIIGGSGFEKFDGFKAIGDVDRETPFGLASSGIKRVQLGSHECLFVSRHGSHHELLPSEVNFRANIFALKRAGAKAIVSFSAIGSLRQEYKPGDMVIPVQYMDRTKGVRAHTFCGDGIVGHVSLAKPICQSMANKAMELTNGVSFDRHIGQTYVCIEGPFFSTKAESNWYRSMGADIIGMTHCPEVGLAREAGLPYLPCCFVTDYDCWDDSIPHVTLEEVIQTMRQNNSKAFEVAEKVLASGSSLYEGCDCAEQGLRMGLMTPKEAIPSDKMQWLEVLL, encoded by the coding sequence ATGTGGGCAATAATTGGTGGATCTGGTTTCGAAAAGTTTGATGGCTTCAAGGCAATTGGCGATGTAGATAGAGAAACCCCCTTCGGCCTTGCCAGCTCGGGAATCAAGAGAGTACAGCTAGGAAGTCACGAATGTCTTTTTGTCTCTCGCCATGGGAGCCATCACGAGCTGTTGCCAAGTGAAGTTAACTTTCGCGCCAATATTTTTGCTCTCAAGCGGGCAGGGGCCAAGGCGATCGTGAGCTTTTCCGCAATTGGCAGCCTCCGTCAGGAGTACAAGCCGGGAGATATGGTTATTCCGGTTCAGTACATGGATCGCACCAAAGGGGTTCGCGCCCATACATTTTGTGGAGACGGCATTGTAGGGCACGTTTCCTTGGCGAAACCGATCTGCCAAAGCATGGCCAATAAAGCAATGGAGCTGACAAACGGTGTCTCCTTCGACCGTCATATAGGGCAGACATATGTGTGCATCGAAGGCCCCTTCTTTTCCACTAAAGCTGAATCCAATTGGTACCGCTCGATGGGCGCTGATATCATCGGCATGACTCATTGTCCGGAAGTGGGGCTAGCTCGTGAGGCTGGTCTTCCCTACTTACCCTGTTGCTTCGTGACCGATTACGACTGTTGGGACGACAGCATTCCTCACGTTACTTTGGAAGAAGTGATTCAAACTATGAGGCAAAATAACAGTAAGGCCTTTGAGGTTGCTGAGAAGGTTTTGGCCTCTGGAAGTAGCCTGTATGAGGGCTGCGACTGTGCCGAGCAGGGCTTGCGAATGGGTCTTATGACACCTAAAGAGGCCATTCCTTCAGACAAGATGCAGTGGCTTGAGGTCCTCCTCTAA